One genomic window of Halolamina sediminis includes the following:
- a CDS encoding SHOCT domain-containing protein, producing the protein MSDAGGDGQDSVGQRLRENATGIVSTLVTAIWLGALFTDQGWWLAAMLVGYIAVVPITAMLFGDEEEQEEWLDRDGDSATKRSSDENEETPLETLRRRYAEGELSEAQFERKLDQLLGTETMEDAEEYARRERRERETERER; encoded by the coding sequence ATGAGCGACGCAGGCGGGGACGGGCAGGACTCCGTGGGCCAGCGGCTCCGGGAGAACGCCACGGGCATCGTGAGCACCCTCGTCACCGCGATCTGGTTGGGTGCGCTGTTCACCGATCAAGGCTGGTGGCTGGCGGCGATGCTGGTGGGCTACATCGCGGTGGTGCCGATCACCGCGATGCTGTTCGGCGACGAGGAAGAGCAGGAGGAGTGGCTGGACCGGGACGGGGACAGCGCCACGAAGCGATCGAGCGACGAGAACGAGGAGACCCCCCTCGAGACCCTCCGCCGGCGCTACGCCGAGGGGGAGCTGAGCGAGGCGCAGTTCGAGCGTAAGCTCGACCAGCTGCTCGGGACCGAGACGATGGAGGACGCCGAGGAGTACGCGCGCCGGGAGCGCCGCGAGCGGGAGACAGAACGCGAGCGGTAG
- the rqcH gene encoding ribosome rescue protein RqcH, with protein sequence MEPKRELSSVDLAALATELSRYEGAKLDKAYLYDEDMLRLKLRDFDRGRVELLIEVGENKQAHVADPERVPDAPGRPPEFAMMLRNRIESADLVSVSQYEFDRILVFEFERPDQNTTLVVELFGDGNVAVLDGNGEVVRSLETVRLKSRTVAPGSPYEFPKSRLNPLEVDYDTFEARMEQSDTDVVRTVATQLNLGGFWGEELCRRAGVEKAMDIDDAGESEYRAIHRELMDLAEALRSGQFDPRVYVELDEDAESDEDRPLTERGRVVDVSPVVLEERSDLHSQAFDSFNAALSEYFYRLTEQAQREEEGGGRERPEFEAEIEKEKRIIEQQEQAIEGFEEEAESLRRKAEICYARYDLIDEVLSTIQNAREQDRPWNEIGETLAAGAEQGIPAAEAVVDVDGSEGTVTVDVDDERITLDATTGVEKNADRLYQEAKRVEGKKEGAREAIEDTRERLEAVKKRREAWEEEPEPEPEPDEGQEDIDWLSRADIPVRQPEHWYEEFRWFHTSDGYLVIGGRNADQNEALVKKYLNKHDRFFHTQAHGGPVTILKASGPSEPSSAVDWPESSLEEAAQFAVAYSSVWKDGRGAGDAYMVEPDQVSKTPESGEYLEKGGFAIRGDREYFRDLASRVTVGITCDDETRVIGGPPSAIEPKAETTITLEPGKFAQNDAAVKCYREFKSRFADESFVRKIASADRIQEFLPPGGSDLMD encoded by the coding sequence ATGGAGCCGAAACGCGAACTGTCGAGCGTCGACCTCGCGGCGCTCGCGACCGAGCTCTCCCGCTACGAGGGAGCCAAGCTCGACAAGGCGTATCTCTACGACGAGGACATGCTGCGGCTCAAACTCCGGGATTTCGACCGCGGGCGGGTGGAGCTGTTGATCGAGGTGGGCGAGAACAAGCAGGCCCACGTCGCCGACCCCGAGCGCGTACCCGACGCGCCCGGACGGCCCCCGGAGTTCGCGATGATGCTGCGCAACCGCATCGAGAGCGCCGACCTCGTCTCCGTTTCCCAGTACGAGTTCGACCGCATCCTCGTCTTCGAGTTCGAGCGCCCCGACCAGAACACCACGCTGGTCGTCGAACTGTTCGGCGACGGCAACGTCGCCGTACTGGACGGCAACGGCGAAGTCGTGCGCTCGCTGGAGACGGTGCGGCTCAAGTCACGGACGGTCGCGCCCGGGAGCCCCTACGAGTTCCCGAAGTCGCGGCTCAACCCCCTCGAAGTCGACTACGACACGTTCGAGGCCCGGATGGAGCAGTCCGACACCGACGTGGTGCGGACGGTCGCGACCCAACTCAATCTCGGCGGCTTCTGGGGCGAGGAGCTCTGTCGCCGCGCCGGGGTCGAGAAGGCGATGGACATCGACGACGCTGGCGAGTCGGAGTACCGCGCGATCCACCGCGAACTGATGGATCTCGCCGAGGCGCTCCGAAGCGGCCAGTTCGACCCGCGCGTGTACGTCGAACTCGACGAGGACGCCGAGAGCGACGAGGACCGCCCGCTAACCGAGCGCGGCCGCGTCGTCGACGTGAGCCCCGTGGTACTCGAAGAGCGATCGGATCTCCACAGTCAGGCGTTCGACTCGTTCAACGCCGCGCTTTCGGAGTACTTCTACCGCCTCACGGAGCAGGCACAGCGTGAGGAGGAGGGTGGCGGCCGCGAGCGCCCGGAGTTCGAGGCCGAAATCGAGAAGGAGAAACGGATCATCGAACAGCAGGAGCAGGCCATCGAGGGGTTCGAGGAGGAGGCGGAATCGCTCCGGCGGAAAGCCGAAATCTGCTACGCGCGCTACGATCTGATCGACGAGGTGCTCTCGACGATTCAGAACGCCCGCGAGCAGGACCGCCCGTGGAACGAGATCGGGGAGACGCTCGCGGCGGGCGCCGAGCAGGGCATCCCCGCCGCGGAGGCAGTCGTCGACGTGGACGGCTCCGAGGGGACGGTGACGGTCGACGTCGACGACGAACGGATCACTCTCGACGCGACGACGGGCGTCGAGAAGAACGCCGACCGGCTCTACCAGGAAGCGAAGCGCGTCGAGGGGAAGAAGGAGGGCGCCCGCGAGGCGATCGAGGACACCCGAGAGCGACTCGAAGCCGTCAAGAAACGGCGCGAGGCGTGGGAGGAGGAGCCCGAGCCGGAGCCCGAACCCGACGAGGGGCAGGAGGACATCGACTGGCTCTCGCGGGCCGACATCCCCGTCCGGCAGCCCGAACACTGGTACGAGGAGTTCCGGTGGTTCCACACTAGCGACGGCTACCTCGTGATCGGCGGGCGCAACGCCGACCAGAACGAGGCGCTGGTGAAGAAGTACCTGAACAAGCACGACCGGTTCTTCCACACGCAGGCCCACGGCGGCCCGGTGACGATTCTCAAAGCCAGCGGCCCCTCCGAGCCGTCGAGCGCCGTCGACTGGCCCGAGTCGAGTCTGGAGGAGGCCGCCCAGTTCGCGGTCGCGTACTCCTCGGTCTGGAAGGACGGCCGCGGCGCCGGCGACGCGTACATGGTCGAGCCCGATCAGGTGAGCAAGACGCCCGAGTCCGGCGAGTACCTGGAGAAAGGCGGGTTCGCGATCCGGGGCGACCGGGAGTACTTCCGGGATCTGGCCTCCCGGGTCACGGTGGGGATCACCTGCGACGACGAGACCCGGGTTATCGGCGGCCCGCCGAGCGCGATCGAACCGAAGGCGGAGACGACGATCACGCTCGAACCCGGGAAGTTCGCCCAGAACGACGCCGCGGTGAAGTGTTACCGTGAGTTCAAGTCGCGGTTCGCCGACGAGTCGTTCGTCCGCAAGATCGCCAGCGCCGACCGGATTCAGGAGTTCCTGCCGCCGGGCGGCAGCGATCTGATGGACTGA